The following proteins come from a genomic window of Terribacillus aidingensis:
- a CDS encoding FAD-dependent oxidoreductase, producing MSKKILIVGGVAGGASAATRLRRLDENAEIIIFEKGPHVSFSNCSLPYHLSGIIENEESLVMVNPETFKERYNIEARINQEVMKINRDRKTITVMDAITGTAYEEAYDKLLLSPGASPIRPSSIEGINNENVFTVRNVDDISQLNAYVKQQGIQDVAVVGGGFVGVEVAENLRLAGFKVSLIEYAEQVMTTFDYDMAQILHKELTDQGVSVVVNDGLAYIGDHFIKTHSGKVLDAQAVVLAIGVRPETGLAEDAGLEIGVTGAIKVDHNYLTSDKDIYAVGDAIEVHHRILNKPTRLALAGPAQKQARAAADHIYNISKNRNLGVIGSSSVHLFDLNAATTGLNARMADSAGFTYDSVYIMPADKVGLMPNSNVLHFKLVYETPTGRILGAQAIGKGNVDKRIDIVATMITMNGTLEDLKDVELTYSPMLGTAKDVVNLAALVALNQLNGMYKEVKVTEVRDLVEQNACIIDAREQNEFHAGHLKNAKNIPLSEFRNRLDEIPKDEPVYVHCRSGQRSYNMVMVLQNLGYTNVWNIAGSYLGISLYEYFNDAVSGREKIVTEYNFS from the coding sequence ATGTCAAAGAAAATATTGATTGTGGGAGGAGTGGCAGGAGGGGCTTCGGCTGCCACTAGACTTCGAAGGTTAGATGAAAATGCAGAGATAATAATATTCGAAAAAGGTCCGCATGTATCTTTTTCTAACTGCTCTTTACCTTATCATTTGAGCGGAATAATAGAAAATGAAGAATCCTTAGTGATGGTGAATCCAGAAACATTTAAAGAACGGTACAATATTGAGGCTAGGATCAACCAGGAAGTAATGAAAATCAACCGTGACAGGAAAACAATCACGGTAATGGATGCAATAACTGGAACTGCTTATGAAGAAGCGTACGATAAACTTCTTCTTTCACCAGGGGCTTCACCTATACGTCCAAGCAGTATTGAAGGTATTAATAATGAGAATGTATTCACTGTTCGGAATGTAGACGATATCTCACAACTAAATGCGTATGTCAAACAGCAGGGCATCCAGGATGTAGCAGTGGTTGGCGGAGGCTTTGTCGGTGTGGAGGTAGCAGAGAACTTAAGGCTGGCAGGTTTCAAAGTCTCACTGATTGAATATGCTGAGCAGGTCATGACAACTTTTGACTACGATATGGCTCAAATCCTGCACAAGGAATTGACTGACCAAGGTGTTAGTGTAGTCGTCAATGACGGCCTGGCGTACATTGGTGATCATTTTATCAAGACGCATTCAGGTAAAGTACTCGATGCACAAGCGGTTGTGCTGGCTATTGGAGTGAGACCAGAAACTGGTTTGGCTGAGGATGCCGGGCTTGAAATTGGCGTAACTGGCGCGATAAAAGTAGATCATAATTATTTGACTAGTGATAAGGATATCTATGCAGTCGGTGATGCCATTGAAGTGCATCACCGTATATTGAACAAGCCTACACGCCTAGCTTTAGCAGGGCCAGCTCAAAAACAGGCAAGAGCTGCAGCTGATCATATCTATAACATATCAAAGAACAGGAATTTGGGTGTGATTGGCTCATCATCCGTTCATTTATTCGATTTGAATGCTGCCACAACCGGGTTGAACGCCAGGATGGCAGATAGTGCCGGGTTCACATACGATTCTGTATATATCATGCCGGCTGATAAAGTAGGGTTGATGCCAAATAGTAATGTACTGCATTTTAAATTAGTATACGAAACACCAACTGGGAGGATTTTAGGTGCACAAGCTATAGGAAAAGGCAATGTGGACAAAAGAATCGATATAGTCGCGACGATGATAACAATGAATGGGACATTAGAAGATTTAAAAGATGTTGAATTAACATACTCCCCAATGTTAGGAACAGCTAAGGACGTAGTGAATCTAGCAGCTTTGGTTGCATTGAACCAGTTGAATGGCATGTATAAAGAGGTAAAAGTTACAGAAGTTCGAGATCTAGTCGAACAAAATGCTTGTATTATCGATGCCCGAGAGCAGAACGAATTCCATGCTGGCCATCTAAAGAATGCTAAAAACATTCCATTGAGTGAATTTAGAAATAGACTAGATGAGATTCCCAAAGATGAACCGGTATACGTACATTGCCGCTCCGGCCAGCGTAGTTACAACATGGTGATGGTTCTGCAGAACCTAGGATATACAAATGTGTGGAATATAGCTGGATCTTATTTAGGTATAAGTTTGTACGAATACTTCAATGACGCAGTAAGCGGCAGGGAGAAAATTGTCACGGAGTATAACTTTTCATAA
- a CDS encoding rhodanese-like domain-containing protein yields the protein MKKITAANLEKILASGEKINIVDVREDTEVAEGKIPDAKHIALGQLPDRLNELE from the coding sequence ATGAAAAAAATCACAGCAGCAAACTTAGAAAAAATACTAGCTTCAGGAGAAAAAATTAATATCGTCGATGTAAGGGAAGATACAGAGGTTGCAGAGGGTAAAATACCAGATGCAAAGCATATCGCATTAGGACAATTACCGGATCGTCTAAACGAATTGGAGTGA
- a CDS encoding rhodanese-like domain-containing protein gives MITWILIILIVAFFVSRIIPVKGITNITVQEAKNKGKDKRVQFIDVRTSGEYNGYNSKPFMNIPLSNLPAKIDTLDKNKEVVVICQSGMRSTRAAKILKKHGFNKIYNVKGGMSAWK, from the coding sequence ATGATTACATGGATTTTAATCATTTTGATTGTTGCATTTTTTGTGAGCCGAATAATACCAGTGAAGGGTATTACGAATATCACTGTGCAGGAGGCTAAAAATAAGGGGAAGGATAAGCGCGTACAATTCATCGATGTGCGTACATCGGGTGAATATAACGGATATAACAGCAAGCCTTTTATGAATATACCGCTGTCCAATTTGCCTGCTAAAATAGACACGTTAGATAAAAACAAAGAAGTCGTCGTTATCTGTCAAAGCGGCATGCGAAGTACAAGAGCAGCCAAAATACTGAAAAAACATGGTTTTAACAAGATTTATAATGTAAAAGGCGGTATGAGTGCCTGGAAATAG
- a CDS encoding methyltransferase domain-containing protein, with translation MNMWNTRFQNEQYVYGTEPNEFLADMQRKLNLSGTALAIAEGEGRNAAFLAEQGMRVTAWDYAESGLAKTEKLANSKGVTVQTKLVDLMEADWQAEKENWDEVVCVFGHFPTRLRYKTLQGVKEAIKPGGYFLTEVYSNYQIPYNSGGPKEADYLYKPEEFLDVFAGWHIKHLYMGEVIRREGIQHTGLAHVIQFAGRKPTE, from the coding sequence ATGAATATGTGGAACACGCGCTTTCAAAATGAACAGTATGTGTATGGGACGGAACCTAACGAGTTTTTAGCTGATATGCAGCGAAAGCTGAATCTATCAGGCACTGCTCTCGCCATCGCAGAAGGAGAAGGACGTAATGCAGCATTCTTAGCCGAACAAGGTATGCGAGTGACTGCCTGGGATTATGCCGAATCTGGTTTAGCTAAAACAGAAAAACTGGCTAACAGCAAAGGTGTCACCGTTCAGACAAAACTTGTCGATCTGATGGAAGCCGATTGGCAAGCAGAAAAGGAAAACTGGGACGAGGTAGTGTGCGTATTTGGACACTTCCCGACAAGATTAAGGTATAAAACGTTGCAGGGAGTAAAAGAAGCCATAAAACCAGGGGGATATTTCCTTACTGAAGTGTATTCGAACTATCAGATTCCATATAATAGCGGTGGTCCCAAAGAGGCAGACTATTTGTACAAGCCCGAAGAATTTTTAGATGTTTTTGCTGGCTGGCATATCAAGCACTTATACATGGGGGAAGTAATCCGACGCGAAGGCATCCAGCATACTGGCTTAGCACATGTGATTCAGTTTGCCGGACGAAAGCCAACTGAATGA
- a CDS encoding glutaredoxin family protein: MKTQITIYTSTLCPVCQMTKDFLSGMNIPFQEINIDLKPIALIKLVSKTYRISVPQTNINGEWVFGFDPVRMLESLQPANVLEI, encoded by the coding sequence ATGAAAACACAAATTACCATCTATACTTCCACTCTTTGTCCAGTTTGCCAAATGACCAAAGATTTCTTGTCTGGTATGAATATACCTTTTCAAGAGATAAATATTGATCTTAAGCCTATAGCGCTGATAAAACTTGTTAGTAAAACGTATAGAATATCCGTTCCACAAACAAACATTAATGGGGAATGGGTATTTGGATTTGACCCAGTCAGGATGTTGGAAAGTTTGCAACCTGCTAATGTGTTGGAAATATAA
- a CDS encoding MBL fold metallo-hydrolase, translating to MNIKHIRNATLVVEYAGKRFLVDPMLAEKGTFPPFPNSPRQDQMNPLINLPMSVEEVIEDIDAVIVTHLHYDHWDDAAKEALPKEIKLFVQNEEDAEQIRNEGFKNVEVLTEETVYEGVQLIKTKGEHGRGEILKMAGFVCGVVFKHQDEKTLYVAGDTVWYEGVQEELDKHKPEVIVVNSGDNQFSQGGSLVMNKEDVYEVYKAAPEAKIICVHMEAVNHWNLSREDLNSFINEKDISSNVFVPVEGESYSF from the coding sequence ATGAATATAAAACACATTCGTAATGCAACACTTGTAGTAGAATATGCAGGAAAAAGATTTTTAGTTGATCCTATGCTAGCTGAAAAAGGAACTTTCCCACCATTTCCAAATTCTCCACGGCAAGATCAAATGAATCCATTGATCAACTTGCCGATGTCAGTGGAAGAAGTCATTGAAGATATCGATGCTGTAATAGTTACACATTTGCATTATGATCACTGGGATGATGCTGCCAAAGAAGCTCTTCCAAAGGAAATCAAACTGTTTGTGCAAAATGAAGAAGACGCAGAACAAATTCGTAATGAAGGCTTCAAGAATGTGGAAGTTCTTACAGAAGAGACTGTTTATGAAGGTGTTCAGCTAATCAAAACAAAAGGTGAGCATGGTCGCGGCGAAATTTTGAAAATGGCTGGTTTTGTCTGCGGTGTAGTATTTAAGCATCAAGATGAAAAAACGCTGTATGTAGCAGGAGATACAGTCTGGTATGAAGGTGTTCAGGAAGAACTAGACAAGCACAAACCAGAGGTTATTGTTGTAAACTCCGGAGATAACCAATTCTCTCAAGGCGGTTCTCTAGTCATGAATAAAGAGGACGTATATGAAGTATATAAAGCTGCACCTGAAGCAAAAATCATCTGTGTTCACATGGAAGCTGTTAATCACTGGAACTTATCCCGCGAAGATCTAAACAGCTTTATTAACGAAAAAGATATTTCTTCCAACGTATTTGTACCAGTTGAGGGCGAATCCTACAGTTTCTAA
- a CDS encoding ester cyclase has translation MSVETNKELVRSFFDLIEQENYDALKDYCHEEFVFYPQLDAPFPGVEGLIESEKKNFDAFPGFRMPILSMTAEEDRVAVYFLFEGKHTGIPFAGVPATGKNARFSLMILLKVKNGKIVEQRSHVDVHDIIRQIS, from the coding sequence ATGTCTGTCGAAACAAATAAAGAGTTAGTTCGCAGTTTTTTTGATCTTATCGAACAAGAAAATTATGATGCATTAAAAGATTACTGCCACGAAGAATTTGTCTTTTACCCACAGTTAGACGCACCATTTCCTGGTGTGGAAGGGTTGATCGAATCAGAAAAGAAAAATTTCGATGCATTTCCTGGTTTTAGAATGCCTATTCTGTCCATGACAGCGGAGGAAGATAGAGTGGCAGTATATTTTCTGTTTGAAGGAAAACATACAGGAATTCCGTTTGCAGGTGTTCCTGCGACCGGAAAGAATGCTCGTTTCTCCCTAATGATTCTTTTGAAAGTAAAGAATGGCAAAATTGTAGAGCAAAGATCACATGTGGATGTACATGATATTATCCGTCAAATTAGTTGA
- a CDS encoding Lrp/AsnC family transcriptional regulator, with protein sequence MLDNTDKKILNELTKNSRITMKELGGKIHLTGAATAARVAKLEDNGVIESYSINVNQNKLDCYMHVFMNIFLNDIHHKAFIEWLKEKDQFVLNSFRVSGDGCYLLECRFPSNEYLNDFLDELNRYANYKLSSVIDKL encoded by the coding sequence GTGTTAGACAATACAGATAAGAAGATATTAAATGAACTAACTAAAAATAGCAGGATCACCATGAAAGAACTTGGAGGTAAAATTCATTTAACAGGAGCTGCTACTGCCGCTAGGGTAGCCAAATTGGAAGACAATGGCGTAATAGAAAGTTACTCAATAAATGTAAATCAAAATAAACTGGACTGCTATATGCATGTTTTTATGAATATTTTTCTTAACGATATACACCATAAAGCTTTCATAGAGTGGTTAAAAGAGAAAGACCAATTTGTATTGAACTCTTTTAGGGTTAGTGGGGACGGCTGTTATCTACTTGAATGCAGGTTTCCATCAAATGAATATCTTAACGACTTTTTAGATGAATTAAACAGATATGCAAATTATAAATTATCTTCTGTAATTGATAAATTATAA
- the licT gene encoding BglG family transcription antiterminator LicT: MKIERIINNNIITASDVQNNEVVLMGKGIGFKKEIGQDVLPEEIEKRYTLDSSLAGDKFKDLLKDIPLVEMQAVNEIVSYAKLSLGKKLSNSIYLSLTDHLHFAIERMNNGFEFQNALAWEVKHFYHHEYLIGKEALEIIKRKIGIEFPHDEAITIALHIVNAETENSMSNTVGMTKLIKQILSIIQYAFNVEYDENSLAYERLLTHLKFFVQRIQMNRYLLEDNADFFTMIKDNYKKEYDCAQKISDFIYDEVGHQLTTAELSYLTIHINRILHA, encoded by the coding sequence GTGAAAATTGAGCGAATCATCAACAACAATATTATTACAGCAAGTGATGTGCAAAATAATGAAGTTGTGCTGATGGGAAAAGGTATTGGCTTTAAAAAAGAAATTGGACAGGATGTACTTCCTGAGGAAATAGAAAAGCGTTATACATTGGACAGTTCTTTAGCTGGTGATAAATTCAAAGATCTTTTAAAGGACATTCCTCTTGTCGAGATGCAGGCAGTGAATGAAATTGTGTCCTATGCAAAATTGTCACTTGGAAAAAAACTAAGTAATAGTATTTATCTATCTCTTACTGATCATCTGCATTTTGCGATTGAACGCATGAATAATGGCTTTGAGTTTCAAAATGCACTGGCATGGGAAGTAAAACATTTTTATCATCATGAGTACTTAATTGGCAAAGAAGCGCTAGAGATCATTAAAAGAAAGATAGGTATCGAATTTCCACATGATGAGGCTATTACAATTGCACTCCATATTGTAAATGCGGAAACGGAAAACAGTATGTCCAATACTGTAGGGATGACGAAACTTATCAAACAGATTTTAAGTATCATTCAATATGCTTTTAATGTAGAGTATGATGAAAACAGTTTGGCATATGAACGCCTGCTGACACATCTGAAATTCTTTGTTCAGCGTATTCAAATGAATCGCTATCTATTGGAAGATAACGCTGACTTTTTTACGATGATAAAAGATAATTACAAAAAAGAATATGATTGCGCACAAAAAATCAGCGACTTCATTTATGATGAAGTTGGTCATCAGCTGACAACAGCGGAATTATCTTATTTGACTATTCATATCAATAGAATATTGCATGCTTAA